Proteins encoded by one window of Rouxiella chamberiensis:
- a CDS encoding helix-turn-helix transcriptional regulator, with protein MSTLDPLSGPKALGAFLRAHRERVTPEMVGLPHVSRRRTQGLRREELAQISGISTTWYTWIEQGRDVSISAATLSRLAQALRLQPAEREYLFSLAGIKNPDESAKPPLPDEHLRQSVHQLNCPAYLLDSTWNMLAWNAQTHQLFAGWLDIDPQPNLLHFMFLDPLARTLLIDWPARAKRIVAEFRAETSHYAHSEEIRQLVLSLREQSSVFNQWWAQQEVLAREAGERRFMHPIEGPVCYRQQTFIPAGRRELKLVMLVELTDS; from the coding sequence ATGTCGACCCTCGATCCCCTTTCCGGCCCCAAGGCGCTGGGCGCGTTTCTCCGCGCGCACCGTGAGCGGGTTACGCCCGAGATGGTAGGGCTTCCGCACGTCTCTCGTCGCCGAACCCAGGGCCTGCGACGCGAGGAACTGGCGCAAATCAGCGGCATCAGCACAACGTGGTATACCTGGATAGAACAGGGTCGCGATGTCTCCATCTCGGCGGCCACCCTGAGCCGTCTGGCGCAGGCGCTTAGGCTGCAACCTGCCGAGCGGGAATACCTGTTTAGTCTGGCCGGGATTAAAAATCCTGATGAGTCTGCAAAGCCGCCCCTTCCCGACGAGCATCTCAGGCAAAGTGTGCACCAGCTGAATTGCCCCGCCTATCTGCTCGACAGCACTTGGAACATGCTGGCGTGGAACGCGCAAACGCACCAACTTTTTGCAGGATGGCTGGATATCGACCCTCAACCTAATCTTCTGCATTTTATGTTTTTGGACCCGCTGGCGCGCACGCTGCTCATTGATTGGCCGGCGCGAGCCAAAAGGATCGTGGCGGAATTTCGGGCCGAAACCAGCCACTACGCGCACTCGGAAGAGATTCGACAGCTAGTGTTAAGTCTGCGTGAACAAAGCAGTGTTTTTAATCAGTGGTGGGCGCAGCAGGAGGTGCTGGCACGGGAGGCAGGAGAGCGCCGATTTATGCATCCGATAGAGGGGCCGGTGTGCTATCGACAGCAGACATTTATCCCGGCAGGACGCCGTGAACTGAAACTGGTCATGCTCGTCGAACTTACTGATTCATAA
- the aroL gene encoding shikimate kinase AroL, translating into MTQPIFMIGARGAGKTTVGRALAQALGYEFVDTDLYLLQTSQLSVAEIVAREGWSGFRRRETQALQNISAPNTVIATGGGIILAEENRRFMREHGQVIYLSSPASTLAHRLEDAPQEDQRPTLTGKPINEEISQVLKEREALYQEAAHFVLNGTLQPSVIVDDILDALALQIAR; encoded by the coding sequence ATGACGCAACCCATTTTCATGATCGGCGCTCGCGGCGCAGGTAAAACCACGGTCGGCAGAGCGCTCGCGCAGGCGTTGGGCTATGAGTTTGTCGATACGGACCTTTATCTGCTGCAAACCTCTCAACTTAGCGTTGCGGAGATAGTTGCCCGTGAAGGTTGGTCAGGGTTTCGTCGTCGTGAGACTCAGGCTCTGCAAAATATCAGCGCGCCCAACACGGTGATTGCCACCGGCGGCGGCATTATTCTCGCCGAAGAGAATCGTCGTTTCATGCGTGAACACGGTCAGGTCATCTACCTCAGTTCTCCCGCGAGTACGCTTGCACATCGTCTGGAAGATGCACCACAAGAAGATCAACGCCCCACGCTGACCGGCAAACCAATCAACGAAGAGATCTCGCAGGTGCTGAAGGAACGCGAGGCGCTCTATCAGGAAGCGGCGCATTTTGTACTGAACGGCACCCTTCAGCCTTCCGTCATTGTCGATGACATTCTCGACGCGCTGGCGCTGCAAATCGCGCGTTAG
- a CDS encoding IclR family transcriptional regulator, with protein MTTLENASAVLRLFAQKGIRQGHPGLSFSEVVEQLSLPKSTVSRLMTTMETQGLLERDPDTRLYKIGHLLLAVSSHYLSSPLVDACSPYMTQLSQQTQCTGYISMLEGRNIMVMRMFPGRTYLQVVTPAGSLLPAAETAIGRAILARHTDQQVVERYREGYRVNSPNSPQTLDALLHILADIRRVGWSFANNETLQGISTLATCIANKHRNETVGLCLSFPSPHEGDALPAGIREGLVAVTRQLAEKLGDDYWQ; from the coding sequence GTGACGACACTGGAAAACGCTTCTGCCGTACTCAGGCTTTTCGCGCAAAAGGGAATAAGACAGGGGCATCCCGGTCTCTCTTTCAGCGAGGTGGTCGAGCAACTGAGTCTGCCGAAAAGCACTGTGTCCCGTCTGATGACCACGATGGAGACGCAGGGGTTGCTGGAGCGGGATCCGGATACGCGGCTGTACAAGATAGGGCATCTGCTTCTGGCCGTTTCCAGCCACTATCTGTCCAGCCCGCTGGTCGATGCCTGCTCGCCGTATATGACGCAGCTCAGTCAGCAGACGCAGTGCACCGGCTATATTTCGATGCTGGAGGGGCGGAACATCATGGTCATGCGCATGTTCCCCGGCCGTACTTATCTTCAGGTTGTGACGCCAGCCGGCAGTCTGTTGCCGGCAGCCGAAACGGCCATAGGAAGGGCGATTTTAGCAAGACATACCGACCAGCAGGTAGTAGAAAGGTATCGCGAAGGGTATCGGGTCAACTCGCCGAACTCTCCGCAGACACTGGATGCCCTGTTGCACATTCTGGCCGACATTCGCCGGGTGGGCTGGTCGTTCGCCAACAACGAAACCTTGCAGGGCATCAGCACGCTGGCGACCTGCATCGCCAACAAGCACCGCAACGAAACCGTCGGGTTGTGCTTGTCTTTCCCTTCGCCGCACGAGGGTGATGCATTACCTGCGGGCATTCGCGAGGGGTTGGTGGCTGTCACCAGACAGCTTGCCGAGAAACTCGGTGATGATTACTGGCAATAG
- a CDS encoding class I SAM-dependent methyltransferase — MDTRHSHAERVSQQFSPNAKNYLTSAVHAQGADLDRLASLLAAYPHAQVVDLGCGAGHASFTAAKNVARVIAYDLSAEMLAVVEQTAADKALSNIETRQGYAESLPFADASMDVVISRYSAHHWHDVGQALREVRRILKPGGKLIMMDIASPGHPVLDVHLQVVEKLRDTSHVKNYATGEWLQMLNEAGMRTTALNSGKLELEFGSWIARLNTPTHFVTAIRELQKVSSEEVVHYFAIQQDGTFQADTVFIEATRF, encoded by the coding sequence ATGGACACCAGACACAGCCACGCCGAGCGCGTCAGTCAGCAATTTAGCCCGAATGCCAAAAACTATTTGACCAGCGCGGTTCATGCGCAGGGCGCCGATCTGGATAGACTGGCATCATTGCTTGCCGCCTACCCGCATGCGCAGGTGGTGGATTTAGGCTGTGGCGCAGGCCATGCCAGCTTTACGGCGGCTAAAAATGTCGCCAGGGTCATTGCCTATGATTTATCGGCAGAGATGCTGGCGGTGGTGGAGCAGACGGCGGCGGACAAAGCGCTAAGCAATATCGAAACGCGACAGGGCTATGCCGAATCGCTGCCGTTTGCCGATGCGAGCATGGATGTGGTCATCAGCCGCTATTCCGCGCACCATTGGCATGATGTCGGGCAGGCGCTGCGGGAAGTGCGCCGCATTCTGAAGCCCGGAGGCAAACTTATCATGATGGATATCGCCTCGCCCGGACATCCTGTGCTGGACGTGCATTTACAGGTGGTCGAAAAGCTGCGCGATACCTCCCACGTAAAAAATTACGCGACCGGTGAATGGCTGCAAATGTTGAACGAAGCCGGAATGCGGACCACGGCGCTCAATAGTGGCAAGCTGGAACTGGAGTTTGGCAGCTGGATAGCGCGACTGAACACCCCGACGCATTTCGTGACCGCGATACGCGAGCTGCAAAAGGTGTCGTCAGAAGAAGTGGTACACTATTTTGCGATACAGCAGGACGGGACGTTCCAGGCGGACACCGTGTTTATCGAAGCCACCCGGTTCTGA
- a CDS encoding GNAT family N-acetyltransferase has protein sequence MASRMIYRDDNLEIRVPNELEAPLHFEAIQASFKDISAWENWCSAGYSLEDSRTYLIDSFIKRQRGLEYRYCLYDLPSGKIIGSVALNRIVHEYKTANIGYWIRSDFTGRSLAVTAVKALARFAFDELAMTRLEIVAMEKTFAAVGWPKNPARSMKDCTAIVFICRASLSTPGFIH, from the coding sequence ATGGCGAGCCGCATGATATATCGAGATGATAATCTAGAAATCCGCGTCCCCAATGAACTGGAGGCGCCTCTACATTTCGAGGCGATTCAGGCCTCGTTCAAAGACATTTCCGCCTGGGAAAACTGGTGCAGCGCAGGCTATAGCCTCGAAGACAGCCGCACCTATCTCATCGACTCCTTCATCAAACGCCAGCGCGGGCTTGAATACCGTTATTGCCTGTATGATCTGCCCAGCGGAAAGATTATCGGCTCGGTGGCGTTGAATCGTATTGTTCATGAATATAAAACCGCTAATATCGGATACTGGATCCGCAGCGATTTCACCGGGCGTTCTCTGGCGGTAACGGCGGTCAAGGCGCTGGCGCGTTTCGCCTTCGACGAACTGGCCATGACCCGACTTGAAATCGTGGCGATGGAAAAAACCTTCGCAGCCGTCGGGTGGCCGAAAAATCCGGCGCGGTCGATGAAGGACTGCACCGCAATCGTCTTTATCTGCAGGGCAAGCCTATCGACGCCTGGGTTTATTCACTGA
- a CDS encoding YaiA family protein, with the protein MPSKPPYPRKAEIVPVEKGQPGHTETWYELRADHPKPDTLISEHKTKEEAEDSKRRYEDEEGD; encoded by the coding sequence ATGCCAAGTAAACCACCGTATCCGCGTAAGGCCGAAATCGTTCCCGTCGAGAAAGGACAGCCGGGTCACACCGAAACCTGGTATGAACTGCGTGCCGACCATCCAAAGCCCGATACTCTGATCAGTGAACACAAAACCAAAGAGGAAGCCGAGGATTCGAAACGTCGCTACGAGGACGAAGAGGGCGATTAA
- a CDS encoding DUF1471 domain-containing protein yields the protein MKLLPLFAAALITTASFSTLAATEITESQVNSNNYQSLGVVDVRQDNTADMNLKAQVNQKANEEGATHYRVIGVSTPGDSSLPRASVELYR from the coding sequence ATGAAACTATTACCTTTATTTGCCGCCGCACTCATTACCACCGCGTCATTCTCGACTTTAGCCGCAACGGAAATCACGGAATCTCAGGTGAATAGCAATAATTATCAGTCACTCGGCGTCGTCGACGTCCGTCAGGACAATACGGCTGACATGAACCTGAAAGCGCAGGTCAATCAGAAAGCCAATGAAGAAGGCGCTACGCACTACCGTGTCATTGGTGTGAGCACGCCGGGCGACTCAAGCCTGCCGCGCGCAAGCGTTGAGCTTTACCGATAA
- the sseA gene encoding 3-mercaptopyruvate sulfurtransferase: protein MCSSIVSTDWLAEHLGAPGLIIIDCRKSKPGITPPIDFKGKYLEAHIPGALHIEVDDISDCSTGLPHMMPTAAAFSQSMSERGIGNDSTIILYDEGDLFSAPRVWWMLTRFGATDVRILDGGLNAWLKEHKVTESGENTLPPAAFNAHLAPDIVVNAQQVKDSLGKTQIIDARSLGRFRGEQPEPRAGLHGGHIPGSLSVPFTELTENGKIKSPQALKETFSRLGVDITQPTIASCGSGVTATALLFGLHLIGSDAVKIYDGSWAEWGDINEDYPIETH from the coding sequence ATGTGTTCATCTATCGTTTCGACCGACTGGCTGGCTGAGCATCTGGGTGCGCCCGGCCTTATCATTATCGACTGCCGGAAATCCAAACCGGGCATCACGCCACCCATTGATTTCAAAGGTAAATACCTTGAAGCCCACATTCCGGGTGCGTTGCATATCGAAGTCGACGATATTTCGGATTGCAGCACCGGCCTGCCGCACATGATGCCGACGGCGGCGGCGTTTTCACAATCCATGAGCGAACGCGGTATCGGCAATGACAGCACGATTATTCTTTACGATGAAGGCGATCTGTTCAGCGCTCCGCGCGTCTGGTGGATGCTTACCCGTTTCGGCGCAACGGATGTGCGCATTCTCGACGGCGGTCTGAATGCCTGGCTGAAAGAGCACAAAGTGACGGAAAGCGGAGAAAATACCCTGCCGCCCGCCGCTTTCAATGCGCATCTCGCACCCGACATCGTGGTCAATGCCCAGCAGGTCAAAGACTCGCTTGGCAAGACGCAGATTATCGATGCGCGCTCGCTCGGACGTTTTCGTGGCGAGCAGCCGGAGCCGCGTGCGGGTCTGCACGGCGGACACATCCCCGGCAGCTTGAGCGTGCCGTTTACCGAACTGACCGAAAACGGCAAGATTAAATCGCCGCAGGCGCTGAAAGAGACTTTCTCGCGTCTTGGCGTGGATATCACCCAGCCGACAATAGCAAGCTGCGGCTCCGGCGTGACGGCAACCGCTCTCTTGTTCGGCCTGCATCTGATTGGATCCGACGCGGTGAAAATCTATGACGGCTCCTGGGCCGAATGGGGCGATATCAATGAAGATTACCCGATAGAGACTCACTGA
- a CDS encoding DUF808 domain-containing protein, producing MAGSSLLALIDDIASILDDVAAMSKVAAKKTASVLGDDLALNAQQVSGVKADRELPIVWAVAKGSLLNKAILVPLALLISAFAPWAITPLLMVGGAYLCYEGFEKVAHKFMPHDKEAEAEKKAKLKAASQSPDDLAKMEKDKVKGAVRTDFILSAEIIVISLGTVSTAPFIDQVMVMVAIAVVMTLGVYGLVAGIVKIDDAGLYLSKLEGDSVSMRAVRAFGGGIVNAAPLLMKTLSIVGTFAMFLVGGSIISHGLPFMHSLLEGLTHGHQGWVNTLITGATDLVTGIIVGALVLLVVTVGSKLFRKK from the coding sequence ATGGCAGGAAGTAGCCTTTTGGCTTTGATTGATGATATCGCCTCGATACTCGATGACGTCGCCGCGATGAGTAAAGTGGCGGCCAAAAAAACCGCCAGCGTGCTGGGCGATGATCTTGCCCTCAATGCGCAACAGGTTTCCGGTGTCAAAGCCGATCGCGAATTGCCTATCGTCTGGGCGGTCGCCAAGGGTTCCCTGCTGAACAAGGCGATTCTGGTGCCGCTCGCGCTGCTTATCAGCGCCTTTGCCCCGTGGGCCATTACACCGCTGTTAATGGTGGGCGGTGCGTATCTCTGTTATGAAGGTTTCGAAAAAGTTGCGCACAAATTCATGCCGCACGACAAAGAAGCCGAAGCCGAGAAAAAGGCCAAACTCAAGGCGGCCAGCCAATCTCCCGATGACCTCGCAAAAATGGAAAAGGACAAAGTAAAAGGTGCCGTGCGTACCGACTTTATTCTTTCGGCAGAAATTATCGTGATTTCACTGGGTACCGTTTCCACCGCCCCGTTTATCGATCAGGTCATGGTCATGGTAGCGATTGCCGTGGTCATGACACTTGGCGTTTACGGTCTGGTGGCCGGTATTGTGAAAATTGACGACGCCGGGCTGTATCTCAGCAAACTCGAAGGCGACAGCGTTTCCATGCGTGCCGTGCGGGCGTTCGGCGGCGGTATCGTCAATGCCGCGCCGCTGCTGATGAAAACCCTGTCTATCGTCGGCACCTTCGCCATGTTCCTGGTAGGGGGCAGCATTATCAGTCACGGCCTGCCGTTTATGCACAGTCTGCTGGAAGGACTGACGCACGGCCATCAAGGCTGGGTCAACACGCTGATTACGGGCGCAACGGATCTGGTCACGGGCATCATTGTGGGCGCGCTGGTATTGCTGGTCGTCACCGTGGGCAGCAAGCTGTTCAGGAAGAAATAA
- a CDS encoding class I SAM-dependent methyltransferase yields MTINATRKSIKNQFSYLQNFISSPRTFGTLAPSSPWLCQAMVNQVDWANTFKIAEFGAADGVLTRRVLGKMQADAQLQAFEIQPNFIHKLNLIDDRRLQVMGYSAEHLEGDFDAIFCCLPLLSIPTRISMKILQRAQLRLKENDGVLVLFQYSRLSEKMLSRYFSWKKIRVVKNFPPALVYVCKPL; encoded by the coding sequence ATGACAATTAACGCGACACGTAAGTCCATCAAGAATCAGTTCTCCTATTTGCAGAACTTTATTTCTTCGCCACGCACCTTTGGCACGCTGGCACCTTCCTCGCCGTGGCTGTGCCAGGCGATGGTAAACCAGGTTGATTGGGCGAATACGTTCAAAATTGCCGAATTCGGAGCGGCCGATGGCGTGTTGACTCGCCGCGTGCTTGGAAAGATGCAGGCCGATGCGCAACTTCAGGCGTTTGAAATCCAGCCGAATTTTATTCACAAACTCAATTTGATCGACGATCGCCGTTTGCAGGTGATGGGGTATTCCGCAGAACATCTCGAGGGGGATTTCGATGCCATTTTCTGTTGTCTGCCGCTGCTGTCGATTCCTACCCGCATCAGCATGAAAATCCTGCAACGCGCGCAGCTTCGTTTAAAAGAGAACGATGGCGTGCTGGTGCTGTTTCAGTACAGCCGTCTGTCTGAAAAAATGTTGTCGCGCTACTTCAGCTGGAAGAAAATACGCGTAGTAAAGAACTTTCCACCTGCGCTGGTCTATGTTTGTAAGCCCTTATAA
- the pagP gene encoding lipid IV(A) palmitoyltransferase PagP, with product MRIISHLFLALLFWGSAFSAATASNTYTETLPESAAATPSTGFHGWWQAWQQDVADTWHAPQHHDFYLPVITWHNRATYDREKTDRYNERPWGGGYGMSRYDENGDWHGIYVMAFKDSFNKWEPIGGYGYEKIWRPVDGQELKFGLGYTAAVTARDNYNYIPIPLVLPLASVGYQRFTFQATYIPGTHNNGNVFFGWLRFQF from the coding sequence ATGCGTATTATTAGTCATCTGTTCCTCGCGTTGCTCTTCTGGGGGAGCGCCTTCTCGGCCGCAACGGCCAGCAACACCTATACAGAAACGTTACCCGAATCAGCGGCTGCAACGCCTTCGACAGGATTTCACGGCTGGTGGCAAGCCTGGCAGCAGGACGTGGCTGACACCTGGCATGCCCCGCAGCATCACGACTTTTATCTGCCGGTTATCACCTGGCACAACCGCGCCACTTACGATCGCGAGAAAACGGATCGTTATAATGAACGGCCGTGGGGCGGCGGTTACGGTATGTCGCGCTACGACGAAAACGGAGACTGGCATGGGATTTATGTCATGGCCTTCAAAGACTCATTTAATAAATGGGAGCCTATTGGCGGTTACGGCTATGAGAAAATATGGCGACCCGTTGACGGGCAGGAGCTTAAATTTGGATTGGGTTATACCGCCGCGGTCACGGCACGCGATAACTATAATTATATTCCTATCCCGCTGGTATTGCCTTTGGCCTCTGTGGGTTATCAGCGATTTACTTTTCAGGCGACCTATATTCCGGGCACCCATAATAACGGCAACGTTTTCTTTGGCTGGTTAAGATTTCAGTTTTAA